cgctggctgctgcaagatcattattatgaaaatatgaccgagaggaaggtgagaaacactttttatttcaacagactctcgcgccgtaccttccgtcaaaactctaaaggccgactgcacatttcctatcttcacaataaaagccctgcttcatgctgcctgcgctaactaaatacagagtctcggaaaactggcgtgcacaagcgatccctcagaaagctggcgtgcacatcacttgtgcacgccagctttccgagactcttattttgttagcgcaggcagcatgaagcagggcttttattgtgaagataggaaatgtgcagtcggcctttagagttttgacggaagggacggcgcgaaagtctgttgaaataaaaagtgtttctcgccttcctctctgtctttttttcataataatgaactggcagcagccagcgtcatctcataagaccctcgggtgccgtgaatgtcaatcaagcaagctacggaatttgccgccaatgtttttcttgtaaagtgtatggaagctggatgaattagatgccaaaaaccaaccactttcatgtggtattgtacagaaaggacaactttttttctcctccatttgaaaatgtgggcgttatcatcattactgtctgattccaatcaatgcaagtcatcagaatcaggtaatacaccaacttatattcttgtctttgtgaaagaaagacatctatatgtgttacacatgcttgtattatcattaaacacatttaacttgtttacaaaaatgtctctttcataaataaataaatataaatgatatatataaatgaggtagatcccctcgagttggtcaattgaaaagtagctcgactgcagaaaaagtgtgggcacccctgccttaaaggcactgcctcaagcgtcctctaaaacctttcgtcacgtccgcttttcctacgtaaaaacagtgtgccggcctagtcacatgatatgtggcttttacacacacacatgctaatgcaatgcaagcttggtcaacagccgtacaggtcacactgagggtggccgtataaacaactttaagactgttacaaatatgcgccacactgtgaaccaacactaaaggagaatgacaagcaaatttcgggagaacatccacactgtaacacaacataaacacaacagaacaaatacacagaactccttgcagcactacctcttcctggacgctacaatataaacatttattattagcctgtgggaaaagtttattttgatatttacctgagaaggctgcaaatagaaaagaggcattcaatttctatctAAATTCAATTTGATATGcctttgctatttttaaattattagtattatttgaaactcgattttgcatgtcactataaagttatataagtcttgcttgttcaatatttaatgcaaaacttgtttgggtccctattaaaaggttaatttcttcaaccttggcccgcggctttgttctgtttaaaattttggcccactctgtatttgactttgacacccctggtgtaagatTACCATGTTAATGCATGAGAATACATATGTACCATGATTATTAATGAGAATGCAcgggaatcagaatcagaatagttttttgtattgccattgtttgagaacgggttctcAAACTCGGAATTTCTCATTATATATAGCATTATAACGCATGAGAACCATGAGAACAAATGAGAACCATGGTCACGCAGGACAACCGTGATCATGCATGATATTACATGAGTACCATGATTATTGATGAGAATGCATGAGAATACATAATGCATTGGAACCATGAGAAGGCTTGAGAACCATGATAATTAGTATGAACGCAGAGGAAACCATGATATTTAATGACAGTTCATGATAACCGTGACAACATATGAGAACCATGACAAGGCGTAACAACCAAAATACTGCATGAGAACAAATGAGAACATGATTATTCATAAGAATTCATGAGAACCATGATCACGCATGAGAATACATATGTACCATGATTGTTAATGAGAATGCAcgggaatcagaatcagaatagttttttttattgccattgtttgagaacgggttcacaaactaggaatttttcaatatatataaatatatatatatatatataattataacgAATGAGAACCATGATCATGCAGGACAACCGTCATCATGCACGATACATGAGAACCATGATAGCGCATGAGAACCATGAGGATACATAACACATTGGAACCATGATACCAAATGAGAGCCATGATCCTGCAGGACAACCGTGATAATGCATGATATTACATGAGTACCATGACTATTAATGAGAATGCATAAGAACCATGAGAGTACATAACGCATTGGCACCATGAGAAGGCTTGAGAACCATGATAATTAGTATGAACGCATAAGAACCATGATATTTAATGACAGTTCATGAGAACCAGGATAATTAACATGAACGCAGAGGAAACCATGAAAATTAATGACAGTTCATGATAACTGTGAAAACATATGAGAACCATGACAACGCGTAGCAACCATAATAGTGCATGAGAACAAATGGGAACATGATCATTCATAAGAATGCATGGGAACCATAAGATTGCATGAGAAGTACCATGATTATTAAGGAGAATCATGATAATGCATGAGAACCATGATCATGCATGAGAATACATGAGTACCATGATTATTAATGAGAATCATGATAATGCGTGAGAACCATTATAACGAATGAGAGCCATGTGCATACATAATGCATTGGAACCATTATCATGCATGAGTATACATATGTAGAACGATTATTAATGAGAATGCATGAGAACCATGATAGCGCATGAGAACCATGAGGATACATAACGCATTGGAACCATGATACCAAATGAGGACTATGATCCTGCAGGACAACCGTGATAATGCATGATATTACATGAGTACCATGACTATTAATGAGAATGCATAAGAACCAAGAGAATACATAACGCATTGGAACCATGAGAAGGCTTGAGAACCATGATAATTAGTATGAACGCATAAGAACCATGATATTTAATGACAGTTCATGAGAACCAGGATAATTAATATGAACGCAGAGGAAACCATGATAATTAATGACAGTTCATGATAACCGTGACAACATGTGAGAACCATGACAAGGCGTAGCAACCATATTAGTACATGAGAACAAATGAGAACATGATCATTCATAAGAATGCATGGGAACCATAAGATTGCCTGAGAAGTACCATGATTTTTAAGGAGAATCATGATAATGCATGAGAACCATGATCATGCATGAGAATACATGAGTACCGTGATTATTAATGAGAATGCATGAGAATCATGATAATGCGTGAGAACCATGATAACGAATGAGAGCCATGTGCATACATAACGCATTAGAACCATGATTATGCAtgagaatacatatatatataaggattATTAATGAGAATGCATGAGAATCATAATAATGCATGAGAACCATGATAACGAATGAGAGCCATGTGCATACATAACGCATTGGAACCATGAGAAGGCTTGAGAACCATGATAATTAATATAAACGTATAAGAACCATGATAATTAATGACAGTGCATGAGGACCATGATAATGCATGAGAAGGCATGAGATTCATGAGAATTAATATGAAAacagaagaaccatgataattaATGACAGTTCATGAGAACCATGATAATTAGTATGACCGCATAAGAACCATGATATTTAATGACGGTTCATGAGAACCAGGATAATTAATATGAACGCAGAGGAAACCATGATAATTAATGACAGTGCATGACGACCATGATATTACATGACAAGACATGGGGAACTATGAGAAGACATGAGATCCATGATCATTAATATGAACGCTGAAGAACAATGATAATTAATGACAGCTCATGAGAACCATGACAACATATGAGAAACATGATAATTAATATGAACACATAACCATGATATTTAATAACAGTTCATGAGAACCATGATAATTATTATGAACgctgaagaaccatgataattaATGACAGCTCATGAGAACCATGACAACATATGAGAACCATGATAATATGAACACATAAGAACCATATTTAATGACAGTTCATGAGAACCATGACAACATATGAGAACCATAATAACTAATATGAACACATAAGAACCATGATATTTAATGACAGTTCATGAGACCCATGATAATTAATATGAACACATAAGAACCATGATATTTCATGACAGTTCATGAGAACCAGGATAATTAATATGAACGCAGAGGAAACCATGATAATTAATGACAGTTCATGATAACCGTGACAACAAATGAGAACCATGACAATGCATAGCAACCATAATAGTGCATGAGAACAAATGAGTACATGATCATTCATAAGAATGCATGGGAACCATAAGAATACATGAGAAGTACCATGATTATTTATGAGAATCACGATAATGCATGAGAATACATGGGCACCGTGATTATTTATGAGAATGCATGAGAATCATGATAATGCGTGAGAACCATGATAACGAATGAGAGCCATGTGCATACATAACGCATTGGAACCATGAGAAGGCTTGAGAACCAAGATAATTAATATGAACGTATAAGAACCATGATAATTAATGACAGTCCATGAGGACCATGATAATGCATGACAAGGCATGAGATTCATGATAACTAATATGAAGGCACAAGAACCATGATAATTAATGACAGTTCATGAGAACCATGACAACATATGAGAACCATGATCATTAGTATGACCACATAAGAAGCATGATATTTAATCACAGTTCATGAGAACCAGGATAATTAATATGAACGGAGAGGAAACCATGATAATCAATGACAGTGCATGAGGACCATGATATTGCATGACAAGACATGGGGAACCATGAGAAGGCATGAGATCCATGATAATTAATATGAACGCAGAGGAAATCATGATAATTATTGACAGTTCATGAGAACTGTGACAACATATGAGAATCATGACAAGGCGTAGCAAGCATAATAGTGCATGAGAACAAATGATAAAGAATGCATTAGAACCATGACAATGCATGAGAACGCATCAGAATTCTTGCGAACCATAATGCACGAGTACCATGACAATGCATGAGAACCATCCGAGTGCAGGAGATCCATGACAACGCATGAGAACCGCGATGATGCTTGAAGAACCATTCCAGTGCATGAGAATGCATGAGAACTACGAAAATTCATGAAAACACATAAGAACCATGATAATACGCAACCATGAGAACAAATAAGAACTCATGAGAACTAAGACAACGAATGAGAGCCATGACAACGCATGAGACTCTCGATAATGCATGGGAACGCTGACACCATGAGAACCATGACAATGCATGGGAACGCTAACAGAATGAGAACCATGACAATGCATGGGAACGGTGACACCATGAGAACCACGACAACGCGTTGTAACCGTGACACCATGAGAATCATGACAATGCATGGAATCGTGACACCATGAGAACCATGACAACGCGTGGGAACCGTGACACCATGCGAACCATGACAATGCATGGGAACCGTGACACCATGCGAACCATGACAATGCGTGTGAACCGTGACACCATGAGAACCATGACAATGCATGGGAACAGTGATACCATGAGAACCATGACAATGCGTCCGAACCGTGACACCATGAGAACCATGACACCATGAGAACCATGACAATGCATGCATGGGAACGGTGACACCATGAGAACCATGACAATGCCTGGGAACCATGACACCATGAGAACCATGACAATGCGTGGTAACGGTGACACCATGAGAACCATGACAATGCATGGGAACGGTGACACCATGAGAACCATGACAATGCGTCCGAACCGTGACACCATGAGAACCATGACAATGCCTGGGAACCATGACACCATGAGAACCATGACAATGCATGCATGGGAACGGTGACACCATGAGAACCATGACCATGCATGCATGGGAACGGTGACACCATGAGAACCATGACAATGCATGCATGGGAACGGTGACACCATGAGAACCATGACAATGCGTGGTAACGGTGACACCATGAGAACCATGACAATGCATGGGAACGGTGACACCATGAGAACCATGACAATGCATGCATGGGAACGGTGACACCATGAGAACCATGACAATGCGTGGGAACCGTGACACCATGCGAACCATGACAATGCATAGGAACCGTGACACCATGAGAACCATGACAATGCCTGGGAACCGTGACACCATGAGAACCATGACAATGCATGGGAACGGTGACACCATGAGAACCATGACAATGCATGCATGGGAACGGTGACACCATGAGAACCATGACAATGCGTGGGAACCGTGACACCATGCGAACCATGACAATGCATGGAATCGTGACACCATGAGAACCATGACAACGCGTGGGAACCGTGACACCATGAGAACCATGACAATGCATGGGAACCGTGACACCATGAGAACCATGACAACGCATGGGAACCATGACATCATTAGAACCATGACAATGCATAGGAACCGGGACACCATACGAACCATGACAATGCGTGGGAACCGTGACACCATGAAAACCATGACAATGCATGGGAACCGTGACACCATGAGAACCATGACAATGCGTGGGAACCATGACACCATGAGAACCATGACAATGCATGGGAACGGTGACACCATGAGAACCATGACAATGCATGGGAACCGTGACACCATGAGAACCATGACAATGCCTGGGAACCATGACAATGCATGGGAACGGTGACACCATGAGAACCATGACAATGCATGCATGGGAACGGTGACACCATGAGAACCATGACAATGCGTGGGAACCGTGACACCATGCGAACCATGACAATGCGTGTGAACCGTGACACCATGAGAACCATGACAATGCATGGGAACAGTGATACCATGAGAACCATGACAATGCGTCCGAACCGTGACACCATGAGAACCATGACACCATGAGAACCATGACAATGCATGCATGGGAACGGTGACACCATGAGAACCATGACAATGCCTGGGAACCATGACACCATGAGAACCATGACAATGCGTGGTAACGGTGACACCATGAGAACCATGACAATGCATGGGAACGGTGACACCATGAGAACCATGACAATGCGTCCGAACCGTGACACCATGAGAACCATGACAATGCCTGGGAACCATGACACCATGAGAACCATGACAATGCATGCATGGGAACGGTGACACCATGAGAACCATGACAATGCATGCATGGGAACAGTGACACCATGAGAACCATGACAATGCGTGGTAACGGTGACACCATGAGAACCATGACAATGCATGGGAACGGTGACACCATGAGAACCATGACAATGCATGCATGGGAACGGTGACACCATGAGAACCATGACAATGCGTGGGAACCGTGACACCATGCGAACCATGACAATGCATGGGAACGGTGACACCATGAGAACCATGACAATGCCTGGGAACCATGACAATGCATGGGAACGGTGACACCATGAGAACCATGACAATGCATGCATGGGAACGGTGACACCATGAGAACCATGACAATGCGTGGGAACCGTGACACCATGCGAACCATGACAATGCATGGGAACCGTGACACCATGAGAACCATGACAATGCCTGGGAACCGTGACACCATGAGAACCATGACAATGCATGGGAACGGTGACACCATGAGAACCATGACAATGCCTGGGAACCATGACACCATGAGAACCATGACAATGCATGCATGGGAACGGTGACACCATGAGAACCATGACAATGCATGCATGGGAACGGTGACACCATGAGAACCATGACAATGCATGGGAACGGTGACACCATGAGAACCATGACAATGCGTCCGAACCGTGACACCATGAGAACCATGACAATGCCTGGGAACCATGACACCATGAGAACCATGACAATGCATGCATGGGAACGGTGACACCATGAGAACCATGACAATGCATGCATGGGAACAGTGACACCATGAGAACCATGACAATGCGTGGTAACGGTGACACCATGAGAACCATGACAATGCATGGGAACGGTGACACCATGAGAACCATGACAATGCATGCATGGGAACGGTGACACCATGAGAACCATGACAATGCGTGGGAACCGTGACACCATGCGAACCATGACAATGCATGGGAACGGTGACACCATGAGAACCATGACAATGCCTGGGAACCATGACAATGCATGGGAACGGTGACACCATGAGAACCATGACAATGCATGCATGGGAACGGTGACACCATGAGAACCATGACAATGCGTGGGAACCGTGACACCATGCGAACCATGACAATGCATGGGAACCGTGACACCATGAGAACCATGACAATGCCTGGGAACCGTGACACCATGAGAACCATGACAATGCATGGGAACGGTGACACCATGAGAACCATGACAATGCCTGGGAACCATGACACCATGAGAACCATGACAATGCATGCATGGGAACGGTGACACCATGAGAACCATGACAATGCATGCATGGGAACGGTGACACCATGAGAACCATGACAATGCATGCATGGGAACGGTGACACCATGAGAACCATGACAATGCATGCATGGGAACGGTGACACCATGAGAACCATGACAATGCATGGTAACGGTGACACCATGAGAACCATGACAATGCATGCATGGGAACCGTGACACCATGAGAACCATGACAATGCATGCATGGGAACCGTGACACCATGAGAACCATGACAATGCGTGGTAACGGTGACACCATGAGAACCATGACAATGCATGGTAACGGTGACACCATGAGAACCATGACAATGCATGCATGGGAACCGTGACACCATGAGAACCATGACAAAATGAGAAGGAATGAGAACTAGGAAAACGTGTGAGAATTGTGATTACAAATGAGAATGCGATAAAAGAACCATGACGTCACCTTTGTGGTGGTGGGTTGCGGTGGTGGGCGGGTGCTTCTCTCCGTAGGCGCCTTCTGAGTGGTGGTCGTCATGGGAACCCGGGGCCTGAAGGGGAACCTGGTCTTGGTGGTGGCGAGGGTAGTGGTGGGCTGGGCGGTGGTGGGTTCAGGGGTGGGCTCAGCAGTGGCGATGGGCGTGACCTCCTGCGTGGTCACTTCCACGCCAGTAGGTTCGGGCGACATGTAGACGTCTTCTTCATCGGCGGTGCTCAGGTCATCCGGGCCAGTGGAGGGCGCCGTACTCCCCCCTGGGACGGTGGTCACTGCAGCCGAGGACCCGGGGGGCGCAGTGGTCTGGGcgggggcggcggcggcggcggctcgTATTCGCTCCAGCTCCCTCTCTCGCTCTAGCTCGCGTTGCCTCTCGCGCTCCCGCTCTCTCTCCCGCTCCCGCTCCCGTTCTCGCTCCATCTCCCGAACCCGCTCCCGCTCGCGTTCCCGCTCTCGCTCGCGCTCCGCCTGCCTCTCCCGCTCCTTCTCCGACTCCAGCTCCTTCTCCCAGAATGCACCGCTCTCGCCGTCGGCCTCGGTGGGCAGGATGACGCCGGCGGATGTGGCGATGACGGCGGCGGTTGTGGCGGCGGGGGCGGGGGCTGTTGCGGTTTCGGTGGGATCTGGGTCCGGGTCCGGGCCGGGCTCGACGGCAGGTGCGGCGGAGGGGGCGGGGCTCGTGGCCTGCGTGGTGGAGAGGGGGGCGGGCTCCTCGGTGGTGAAGGACACGCCCCCTGACGTGGGCCTCACTCTGGTCTGGGGAACTGTGGGAAAGAAGGCAAGTTTATCGACGAGCTGAAGCAGGACAGGACTCGACAAAATGGACTCAAACCAGACGCCGCCGTCGGACAGAATCCGATCGCCCACTGAGCGGAAGCAATTTTCCACACGACTGTTCTCTCCACGCCGCTGCTCGTGGTAATTACCTCCACCCCAGGGGTCGTGTTCTAAGTCAGGTGTGTTCCCGCTGAAATTATTCAGCTGAAATTTTTGGCTTTTGAATTCTGTGAACTGAATTCTTGACatgaaaaatgttgacatttttattCAAACCAACATTCCTTTtgctcagtctgatagtttatatatcaatgatgaaatattaacattgcaacacaagccaatacggcctttttagttcactaaattgcatttttaaatttcccgcgaggtatcctgttgaaaacgtcacggaatgatgacgcgtgcttgtgacgtctcgggttgtagcggacatattagccttGCACCACTTACttctaaaagtagtctcttttcatcgcataattacacagtaatttggacatctgtgttgctgaatattttgcaatttgttcaattaataatggagacgtcaaagaagaatgctgttggtgcaaagcggtggattgcagctgcctttagcaccgaaacacagccggtgtttctctgtttgttgtaaagctttaacacagagtggtcaagagaacatgtttctctacgtcaaccagcaagtttttggatgggaaaattgtgatattaagtcggctcttaccgaaaacttcagtggattatgcgacctcatcctgcagctcaaaaaggcagctgtgatcttggctcctcggcttctctcagagacactggcgttcaccgcagccatccgactttcaggtatgactttataatctcacaaaaacactattaaaacaataagcagataagggattttccagaattatcctagtaaatgtgtctaa
The window above is part of the Nerophis ophidion isolate RoL-2023_Sa linkage group LG04, RoL_Noph_v1.0, whole genome shotgun sequence genome. Proteins encoded here:
- the sdc3 gene encoding syndecan-3, which translates into the protein MRLPGLWALLAALLLHSAAVGHAWSPVDDEGSAPDDFYDDEDLYSGSGSGFPQTRVRPTSGGVSFTTEEPAPLSTTQATSPAPSAAPAVEPGPDPDPDPTETATAPAPAATTAAVIATSAGVILPTEADGESGAFWEKELESEKERERQAERERERERERERVREMERERERERERERERERQRELERERELERIRAAAAAAPAQTTAPPGSSAAVTTVPGGSTAPSTGPDDLSTADEEDVYMSPEPTGVEVTTQEVTPIATAEPTPEPTTAQPTTTLATTKTRFPFRPRVPMTTTTQKAPTERSTRPPPQPTTTKARSDDGNNELAGVGPSGDFEIREDQRNDLDRGLAPEDPDLAGNTVDAGSSAAQLPQKNILERKEVLIAVIVGGVVGALFAAFLVMLLVYRMKKKDEGSYTLEEPKQATVTYQKPDKQEEFYA